Proteins found in one Candidatus Auribacterota bacterium genomic segment:
- a CDS encoding AsmA family protein, giving the protein MRLPPKRVLLRIVVWLFALCIVAVIALHLIVRSEWFLRQARMELERGLNRKVTFSSLSPSLLYGAGICVRDLVLFEKDGHTPCLQAETILIKVRILPLLWRSLSLSSISMARPRLSLVRGKDGTWNVEGLLQKEKPAAGETPAGRAGAAKKRATGRFFLSRLRISNGAVTISDPAWSRPVVMKDVDLRAADMAQGALPYIDGRGRIEGIPLADLARVVKELRCMNLKGGSVSGPVAVTGWLGEKVQFQSTLAAEGVRLEYSGRYKTPESGLTMNLEVQGDGSCAEKVWDIRKISAGFFGGRLRASGSLLGLGRNPEARLEISARNLPWESIGTLSIPNLSLDGSSAFSAAIEGTKEDMSMKLDLDLRGSSLAYGTHIRKPAGGMAELKIPLRREGTSIRWADAVVRLGGLKLTSEGSLETAGGRALKARFKADGCDLKSLGGMLKPGVAAAGRGAADISLERSLAQPLTSTIISGSAKVAGGEFRFAGLRQPVMYDAACTCAAGNVRLGLSTVRVGSSCGEGYLSFDLKRWPAFDCEFNFPIMDTADFAAASRAQGEASLPRGALFIAGAEAAPAESREEGPFLPPLIMGLEGRGRVAIGELRMGKLKARDGRGKIVLSKGVLSVEEFSLPLYGGESGCKLAAAMSGPEPRYALEGTAARVDLAALLSDLYGYSDALSGWLSLECAASGEGKRWSSIQKALRAKGRFSVHEGRLRTVGLLKEIAPLFLVLGQEAKCKEFLALGELLKKAPSETRFSRCEGDFIFEGERWGTGNMLLEIAEKPNPMRLLLKGEMGLSGTLNLSGRASFARGTECYQQLEPYFPDDVGWITVPFPIPIGGTLNHPRVDLEAARTGILSFAAEIGALRLRKEIEKKIERTLEPKPKKKGESPAADDVGREMLKGASKELLKQMMKQ; this is encoded by the coding sequence GTGAGACTACCACCAAAACGGGTTTTACTGAGGATTGTCGTCTGGCTCTTCGCCCTCTGTATCGTCGCGGTGATCGCACTGCACCTTATTGTCCGGTCTGAATGGTTTTTGCGGCAGGCGAGGATGGAGCTTGAGCGCGGGCTGAACCGGAAGGTGACATTCTCATCGCTGTCTCCATCGCTCCTGTACGGCGCCGGCATCTGCGTCCGCGATTTAGTCCTCTTCGAGAAGGATGGCCATACCCCATGCCTCCAAGCAGAGACCATCCTGATCAAGGTGCGGATTCTCCCGCTCTTGTGGAGGTCTTTGAGCCTGAGCTCGATCTCGATGGCGCGGCCCAGGCTCAGCCTCGTGCGCGGCAAAGACGGCACGTGGAATGTGGAAGGACTGCTGCAAAAAGAAAAGCCAGCCGCTGGGGAGACCCCTGCTGGAAGAGCCGGCGCCGCAAAGAAAAGGGCAACGGGACGTTTCTTTCTCTCTCGCCTTCGCATCAGCAACGGTGCAGTCACTATCTCTGATCCCGCGTGGAGCCGGCCCGTGGTTATGAAAGACGTGGATCTGAGAGCGGCCGACATGGCACAGGGGGCGCTCCCCTACATCGACGGGAGGGGGAGGATTGAGGGGATCCCGCTCGCCGATCTGGCGCGTGTAGTGAAAGAGCTCAGGTGCATGAATCTGAAGGGCGGTTCGGTATCCGGCCCCGTGGCGGTCACGGGGTGGCTTGGGGAAAAGGTGCAGTTCCAGTCAACGCTCGCCGCCGAGGGTGTTCGCCTTGAATATAGCGGGCGCTACAAGACACCCGAATCGGGACTGACGATGAATCTCGAAGTTCAGGGAGACGGCTCGTGCGCGGAAAAGGTATGGGACATCAGGAAAATCAGCGCCGGATTTTTCGGCGGGCGCCTCAGGGCGAGCGGATCGCTCCTCGGGCTCGGGAGGAATCCGGAGGCGCGGCTGGAAATTTCCGCTCGGAATCTGCCATGGGAGAGCATCGGAACGCTGAGCATACCCAACCTCTCGCTCGACGGCAGCTCGGCGTTCAGCGCTGCGATAGAGGGGACAAAAGAAGATATGAGTATGAAACTCGACCTTGACCTGCGTGGGAGCAGTCTGGCGTATGGCACGCATATCAGGAAGCCCGCGGGCGGCATGGCAGAATTGAAAATCCCTCTCCGCCGTGAGGGCACGAGCATCCGATGGGCGGATGCGGTCGTGCGGCTTGGCGGTCTGAAGCTGACATCGGAGGGTTCTCTTGAAACGGCGGGGGGGCGCGCGCTCAAAGCCCGTTTCAAGGCGGATGGATGTGATTTGAAGAGCCTGGGCGGTATGCTCAAACCAGGGGTGGCGGCTGCCGGGAGAGGAGCTGCGGACATCTCCCTGGAGCGATCGCTCGCGCAGCCGCTCACTTCCACGATCATCTCGGGGAGCGCAAAGGTAGCGGGCGGTGAGTTTCGCTTCGCCGGTCTCAGGCAGCCGGTCATGTATGATGCCGCATGCACGTGCGCCGCGGGGAACGTGCGGCTCGGATTGAGCACGGTGCGCGTGGGTTCGAGCTGCGGCGAGGGGTATCTGAGCTTCGATCTGAAGAGGTGGCCCGCGTTCGACTGTGAATTCAATTTCCCCATCATGGACACCGCTGACTTTGCCGCTGCCTCCCGGGCGCAGGGAGAGGCATCGCTGCCCCGTGGCGCCCTTTTTATCGCCGGGGCGGAAGCGGCGCCCGCGGAATCCCGCGAGGAAGGACCTTTTCTCCCGCCCCTCATCATGGGACTGGAGGGGAGGGGGAGAGTGGCGATTGGCGAATTGCGGATGGGGAAGCTGAAGGCACGCGATGGGCGTGGGAAGATCGTGTTGTCGAAAGGCGTCTTGAGTGTGGAAGAGTTTTCGCTGCCTCTCTACGGGGGGGAGAGCGGGTGCAAGCTGGCCGCCGCCATGAGCGGGCCTGAGCCGCGCTACGCCCTCGAGGGCACGGCTGCCCGGGTAGATCTCGCGGCGCTGCTCTCCGACCTCTACGGCTATTCAGATGCGCTCTCGGGATGGCTTTCGCTGGAGTGCGCCGCCTCGGGGGAGGGGAAGAGATGGTCTTCGATACAGAAGGCTCTCCGCGCGAAGGGCCGTTTCTCTGTCCACGAGGGCAGGCTGCGCACCGTCGGTCTCCTCAAAGAGATTGCGCCACTTTTTCTCGTCCTCGGCCAGGAAGCTAAATGCAAGGAGTTCCTCGCGCTGGGAGAGCTTTTGAAAAAGGCTCCGTCGGAAACGCGCTTCTCCCGGTGCGAGGGTGATTTCATCTTCGAGGGGGAACGCTGGGGCACGGGGAATATGCTGCTGGAGATCGCTGAAAAGCCCAACCCCATGCGGCTTCTGCTCAAGGGGGAAATGGGACTTTCCGGGACACTCAATCTCAGCGGCCGGGCGTCGTTCGCACGGGGCACTGAATGCTACCAGCAACTCGAGCCTTATTTCCCGGATGATGTTGGATGGATAACCGTGCCATTCCCGATACCGATCGGAGGGACATTGAACCACCCACGGGTGGATCTGGAAGCGGCCCGCACGGGCATCCTGAGCTTTGCCGCCGAGATCGGCGCATTGCGCCTCCGGAAGGAGATCGAGAAGAAAATTGAGCGGACCCTCGAACCCAAACCGAAGAAGAAAGGCGAAAGTCCTGCAGCGGATGATGTTGGCCGCGAGATGCTTAAAGGAGCGTCAAAAGAGCTGCTCAAACAGATGATGAAACAATAA
- a CDS encoding alkaline phosphatase family protein, giving the protein MRFKQLADILWLAGLAMVITGCGMGSGRVRSSDYPFDFRVNCLVDGGHVVLVLIDGCRADLFDEMVRAGDLPAIKKYFVDRGSSAACALSTVPSITTASVAAIICGAYPGHVDVIGNRWFDQAGLRRNEVFSVSDFYTPNEYMRRKTIFEILGDEMTVSVCNRSSRGSTYNISMYYNLVAMRNYLFGDWGKVDESFLEQFGDVVECANREGVFPRLTFIHLPGLDHVSHCHGSFSREARAHLKKIDKAIGELMEALDRNGILDSVCRIIVADHGHMLLKKENYLLLEEYFARELGLSALDHASRVDRSKSRAERERYYKQFSVIVANNGRNSSLYVRHNPEGRWIPPERMPSWEEKPTWEELRNYQTPSGAVDLVEKLRRAKGIRFVIGQPREGEVAIFSAAGASLIRTQGPGGGSLFAYGVVSGEDPLGYRSDPRAAKLMDGDYHPSRGWLNATCDLSQADVVAQLPSLFESPCAGDLFVVAADEWDFEEVNMSSHGGFLKGEMQVPLVIAGPRIRKGRIGTVRIVDIMPTILDYLGCGDRISGLNLDGVSFWKEIEEK; this is encoded by the coding sequence TTGAGATTTAAACAGTTGGCTGACATCCTCTGGCTCGCCGGTCTTGCAATGGTGATAACCGGCTGCGGCATGGGGTCCGGCCGCGTGCGGTCGAGCGACTACCCGTTTGATTTCCGGGTCAACTGCCTCGTGGATGGAGGGCACGTTGTCCTTGTGCTCATTGACGGGTGCAGGGCCGACCTGTTCGACGAGATGGTCCGCGCCGGTGACCTGCCCGCGATCAAGAAATATTTTGTCGACCGCGGCAGCTCCGCGGCATGCGCCCTCAGCACTGTCCCATCGATCACCACCGCATCGGTTGCCGCGATTATCTGCGGCGCCTACCCTGGGCATGTCGATGTCATAGGAAACCGCTGGTTCGACCAGGCGGGCCTGCGGCGGAACGAGGTCTTTTCCGTCAGCGATTTTTACACCCCGAATGAGTACATGCGGCGAAAGACGATCTTTGAAATTCTCGGGGACGAAATGACCGTCAGCGTGTGCAACCGATCGAGCAGGGGGAGCACGTATAATATCTCCATGTACTATAACCTGGTCGCCATGCGCAACTACCTCTTCGGGGACTGGGGGAAGGTTGACGAGAGTTTTTTGGAGCAGTTCGGCGATGTCGTGGAGTGCGCGAACAGGGAGGGGGTTTTCCCGCGCCTGACGTTTATTCACCTGCCTGGTCTCGATCATGTCTCTCACTGCCATGGCTCGTTCTCCAGAGAGGCGAGGGCGCATTTGAAGAAGATAGACAAAGCCATTGGTGAGCTGATGGAAGCGCTTGATCGAAACGGCATTCTGGACAGCGTATGCCGAATTATCGTCGCTGACCACGGGCACATGCTTCTTAAGAAAGAGAATTATCTTCTGCTGGAAGAATACTTCGCTCGCGAGCTCGGCCTCTCCGCGCTCGATCACGCCTCCCGAGTGGATCGATCGAAGTCGCGGGCGGAGCGGGAGCGCTACTATAAGCAATTCTCCGTCATCGTGGCGAATAACGGCCGGAACTCATCCCTGTATGTCAGGCACAATCCTGAGGGGCGGTGGATCCCGCCCGAGCGCATGCCATCCTGGGAAGAAAAACCAACGTGGGAGGAGCTGAGAAATTACCAGACTCCTTCGGGCGCGGTTGACCTGGTGGAAAAATTAAGGCGCGCAAAGGGCATCAGGTTCGTGATAGGGCAGCCGCGGGAAGGGGAGGTTGCCATTTTTTCTGCTGCAGGCGCGAGCCTCATCAGGACACAGGGCCCCGGCGGCGGATCACTATTCGCGTATGGAGTCGTAAGCGGTGAGGATCCGCTGGGATATCGGAGTGATCCGCGAGCGGCGAAACTCATGGACGGGGATTATCACCCGTCGCGCGGATGGCTGAACGCGACTTGCGACCTCTCGCAGGCGGATGTGGTCGCACAGCTCCCCTCGCTTTTTGAGAGCCCGTGCGCAGGCGATCTGTTCGTCGTTGCCGCGGACGAATGGGATTTCGAAGAGGTCAACATGAGCAGCCACGGAGGATTTCTCAAGGGGGAGATGCAGGTGCCCCTCGTCATCGCCGGGCCGCGCATCAGGAAGGGGAGAATCGGGACGGTCCGCATTGTGGACATCATGCCGACGATTCTGGACTACCTCGGCTGCGGCGACCGCATCAGCGGGCTGAACCTGGACGGCGTGTCGTTCTGGAAAGAGATAGAAGAAAAATAA
- a CDS encoding PAS domain S-box protein, which produces MGVKESILTIGNNESARRKRMKDSGKAKTQLMREVRALRRRLVKLEASERELRLDEELFRRLIQTIPDIIYMLDSHGRFVFVNEAIRQLGYEPNRLIGKCFGYVLHPDDVKVLSRLKVLPKYKGRMTGDAGSPKLFDERRTGKRCTRNLEARILVRGKGRTLADYHPAEIHSCGEWLRNVKDENKKLLGSIGIIRDITERKKAEEEIARLASFPEQNPNPVCEADLDGRILYANPAARRFFPELRAAGVKHPWLVDFCSVVIPNVTRAERHFFVREIKIDDTCYEQTIHYITDPPRIRIYGRDITHRKRVEEAEQLERLSNRLLEFQEEERKRVARGLHDGIGQVLTAIKLSLGMIKKDHPEFDGAVHRELGEVVQLLDAAMDDVRRISNRLRPATLDSFGLIPCIEHEINFIASRSGIAIKFTWEDLKCKLTHQKEIALYRVTQEALTNIIRHANVTHAEVSFNQKGDKVCLKIRDKGRGFDMSQVKKPQRLGLLGMKERIVSVGGTLRISSHPGQGTVLEAEVPS; this is translated from the coding sequence ATGGGCGTGAAGGAGAGCATACTGACCATTGGCAATAATGAGAGCGCCCGGAGAAAGAGGATGAAAGATAGCGGCAAAGCAAAGACGCAACTGATGCGTGAGGTGAGAGCTCTCCGCCGGCGATTAGTTAAGCTGGAAGCCTCTGAGAGAGAACTGAGGTTAGACGAGGAGCTATTCAGGAGACTCATTCAGACAATCCCCGACATAATCTACATGCTTGATTCGCATGGAAGATTTGTTTTTGTCAATGAAGCTATACGGCAATTGGGATATGAGCCGAATAGGCTTATCGGGAAATGCTTCGGATATGTGCTGCACCCTGATGATGTTAAGGTGTTAAGCCGGCTGAAGGTATTACCGAAATACAAAGGGAGGATGACCGGTGATGCAGGCTCACCAAAGCTGTTTGACGAGCGGAGGACAGGAAAAAGGTGCACGAGAAACCTAGAAGCCAGGATACTGGTGAGGGGCAAGGGCAGAACGTTGGCGGACTATCATCCTGCGGAAATACATTCATGCGGAGAGTGGCTCAGGAATGTTAAAGATGAGAACAAGAAACTGCTCGGCTCTATAGGGATTATCCGCGACATCACGGAGCGCAAGAAGGCGGAGGAGGAAATCGCCAGGTTGGCATCTTTTCCGGAACAGAATCCGAATCCCGTATGTGAAGCAGATCTGGACGGGCGCATCCTTTATGCGAATCCCGCGGCCCGGCGGTTTTTTCCTGAACTTCGTGCGGCGGGGGTGAAGCATCCGTGGCTCGTGGATTTTTGTTCGGTGGTCATCCCTAACGTCACGCGCGCGGAAAGACACTTCTTTGTTCGAGAGATAAAGATTGACGATACCTGCTATGAACAGACAATACACTATATCACCGATCCGCCGCGGATACGCATTTATGGCAGGGATATCACCCATCGCAAGCGCGTGGAGGAGGCCGAACAACTCGAGAGGCTCTCCAATAGGTTGCTCGAATTTCAAGAAGAAGAGAGAAAAAGGGTTGCGCGAGGACTCCACGACGGGATCGGGCAAGTATTGACCGCTATCAAGTTGAGCCTGGGGATGATCAAAAAAGACCACCCCGAGTTTGACGGGGCGGTGCATCGTGAATTGGGAGAGGTGGTCCAGCTTCTTGATGCGGCCATGGACGATGTCCGCAGAATATCGAATAGGCTGCGGCCGGCGACGCTGGATAGTTTTGGATTGATACCCTGTATTGAGCACGAGATAAACTTCATCGCCAGCCGGAGCGGAATAGCGATCAAATTCACATGGGAAGACCTGAAATGCAAGCTGACGCATCAAAAAGAAATTGCCCTGTACCGTGTCACGCAGGAAGCTTTGACCAATATCATCAGGCACGCAAACGTCACCCACGCGGAGGTGAGTTTCAACCAGAAGGGCGATAAGGTGTGTTTGAAGATTCGGGACAAAGGAAGAGGGTTTGATATGTCTCAGGTAAAAAAACCCCAGCGGTTAGGACTCCTGGGGATGAAAGAAAGGATTGTCTCGGTGGGTGGAACCCTGAGAATAAGTTCCCATCCTGGCCAGGGGACTGTTCTGGAGGCAGAGGTTCCCTCTTGA
- a CDS encoding tRNA 4-thiouridine(8) synthase ThiI — MVKALGLLSGGLDSILAACVLKEQGIYVSGIVFESPFFGSERAKRAAEALHIPLAVHDITVPHLAMLKKPKHGFGSNMNPCIDCHTLMVQTAGAVMRGEGFDFLFTGEVLNERPMSQNKRALKVVEKGSGCEGYLLRPLSAKLLEETVPEREGKVMRDKLLDLCGRSRKPQMALAKTYGITEYPSPAGGCLLTDPAFSRRLRDLRDHEGLGEIRNIHFLKVGRHFRLPSGRKVIVGRNEMENKKLEELAGKGDALLDPRGIPGPTVIIPGGGSDTELMEASRLCARYSDAKPEDMVVVEYEQRGERKIVRVPCPSPDELKVGGI; from the coding sequence ATGGTAAAAGCTCTTGGTTTGTTGTCAGGCGGGTTGGATAGTATTCTGGCTGCGTGCGTGCTCAAGGAGCAGGGGATTTATGTGAGCGGCATTGTCTTCGAGTCCCCGTTTTTTGGTTCGGAGAGGGCGAAGCGAGCCGCAGAAGCGCTCCATATTCCGCTGGCGGTACACGATATTACCGTCCCCCACCTTGCGATGCTGAAGAAGCCGAAACACGGATTTGGATCGAACATGAATCCGTGCATAGATTGCCACACGCTCATGGTACAGACCGCCGGCGCGGTAATGAGAGGGGAGGGATTCGACTTCTTATTCACCGGTGAGGTGCTCAACGAGAGGCCGATGTCGCAAAACAAGCGCGCCCTCAAAGTGGTCGAGAAAGGATCCGGTTGCGAGGGCTATCTGCTCAGGCCGTTGAGCGCGAAACTGCTCGAGGAAACAGTGCCCGAGCGGGAGGGGAAGGTAATGCGGGATAAGCTGCTTGATTTATGCGGCCGTTCTCGCAAGCCGCAGATGGCTCTGGCCAAGACGTACGGGATCACGGAATATCCCTCGCCCGCGGGGGGATGCCTTCTGACCGACCCCGCTTTTTCAAGGCGGCTTCGCGACCTGCGCGATCACGAGGGGCTTGGCGAGATAAGGAATATCCATTTCCTGAAGGTCGGCCGTCATTTCCGCCTCCCCAGCGGGCGCAAGGTCATCGTCGGCAGAAATGAAATGGAAAATAAAAAGTTGGAAGAGCTGGCAGGAAAGGGAGACGCACTCCTGGATCCACGCGGCATACCCGGGCCAACGGTCATTATCCCGGGCGGAGGGAGCGACACCGAACTCATGGAGGCGTCCCGGCTATGCGCCCGCTACAGCGACGCGAAGCCGGAGGACATGGTCGTCGTGGAGTACGAGCAGAGAGGGGAGAGGAAGATAGTTCGTGTCCCGTGCCCCTCACCTGATGAATTGAAGGTAGGGGGTATTTGA
- a CDS encoding NAD(P)/FAD-dependent oxidoreductase yields MKAAIIGGGITGLSVGYELAKKGYRVTIFEKEARIGGLAGSFRVGDAWLERFYHHIFKTDTAILGWIDELGLSSRLIWRPSSIGFFHKGAIHRFGTPLELLRFSPLCFTDRVKLGLSVLHFQRMKDWEELDSVTCKDWFSEHVSRAAYETVWEPLLRLKFGGAHDRIPASWIWGRIHPRARSRSKGGMREELGYLEGGFELMLEKMREEIASLGGEVVEGAPVEYIIQERNTAKGVIVSGHEQFSGLVVSTVSIPALLKIVPPLPDDYRARLEGIRYQAVVCLVMECGESISPIYWLNISDPAVTFGGLIEHTNFIAPEQYGGRRIVYVFNYVSEDDPYYRMGAEEYFAAHQASLRLVNPGFRREWVKEMHLFRASHATVVYTLGYRAKMPPFASPLNRLYVVNTSQIYPYDRNMNNCAALGQKFVQTL; encoded by the coding sequence ATGAAAGCGGCTATTATTGGGGGGGGTATTACCGGTCTGAGCGTCGGCTACGAGCTTGCCAAGAAAGGCTACCGTGTAACGATTTTTGAGAAGGAAGCCCGGATAGGGGGTCTCGCGGGTTCATTCCGCGTCGGCGACGCCTGGCTGGAGCGATTCTACCACCACATCTTCAAGACCGACACGGCGATTCTTGGCTGGATTGACGAGCTGGGACTCAGCAGCAGGCTTATCTGGCGGCCTTCTTCTATCGGTTTTTTTCACAAGGGCGCGATACATCGCTTTGGCACTCCCCTTGAACTCCTCAGGTTCTCTCCGCTCTGTTTCACGGACAGGGTAAAGCTCGGCCTCTCCGTGCTCCATTTCCAACGCATGAAAGATTGGGAGGAATTGGATTCCGTCACCTGCAAGGACTGGTTCTCTGAACACGTGAGCCGCGCGGCCTACGAGACAGTATGGGAGCCCCTCCTTCGCCTCAAGTTCGGCGGCGCGCACGACCGCATCCCCGCATCGTGGATCTGGGGGCGGATCCATCCCCGCGCGCGTTCCAGGAGCAAGGGCGGCATGAGAGAGGAGCTCGGCTATCTGGAGGGCGGATTTGAGCTCATGCTCGAGAAGATGCGGGAGGAGATTGCGTCGCTCGGGGGCGAGGTGGTGGAGGGGGCTCCGGTTGAATACATCATACAGGAACGGAATACGGCAAAGGGAGTTATCGTGAGCGGTCACGAGCAATTTTCAGGCCTCGTCGTGTCCACCGTTTCGATTCCGGCGCTCCTCAAGATTGTCCCGCCACTGCCGGATGATTACCGCGCTCGACTCGAGGGGATCCGCTATCAGGCAGTGGTGTGCCTCGTGATGGAGTGCGGGGAGTCCATAAGCCCGATCTATTGGCTCAACATCAGTGATCCGGCGGTGACATTCGGCGGACTTATCGAGCACACAAACTTCATTGCCCCCGAACAGTATGGGGGCAGGAGGATAGTGTACGTGTTCAATTACGTGAGCGAGGATGACCCGTACTATCGTATGGGCGCTGAAGAATATTTCGCCGCGCATCAGGCGTCCCTGAGACTCGTCAATCCGGGATTCCGCAGGGAGTGGGTCAAGGAGATGCACCTCTTCCGCGCGAGCCACGCCACGGTGGTCTATACCCTCGGCTACCGCGCGAAAATGCCCCCCTTCGCGTCGCCCCTGAACCGGCTCTATGTGGTGAATACGAGCCAGATCTATCCGTATGACCGGAACATGAATAACTGCGCCGCGCTCGGGCAGAAATTCGTCCAAACCCTTTAA